Part of the Sinorhizobium terangae genome is shown below.
TCGCACGTGCCGCTGACCTGGCGGCCGTTGACCGTCATCGTTATTTTCGCCATTTCGCTCCTCCGGGGTCGGTCGTGCCAACTCGAGCGCGGCTTCAAATCGGGTGACATGCGTCCACGCGACTGAAGTACGCGCAACTGATATCAATGCCCTTTGCCCGCGGGCCCGCTCCTCCCGGACTGACGCGGCGCTTTGTATCATTTGTCTTTTTTTGGAATGCCGCAACCGTTTCGGCCAGTGCGCGACAAAAAAATTCCGCGGTGGCTGTGACTGTGGGAACAGCGCCTTCATGTTCCGTTCAGGAAACATCCCATTATCTTGCGGCGGGAACATTTCGCTGGATCCCGTGGACTTTCACGGGCGACCGTTTATTTTCCCGATTGCAAGTTCAAGTGGCGGAGACGTTCGTCGACCCGCCTTCAATCCAGGGACGGACGAAGCGACAGGCTGAGATCCGTAGAGATCGGAGAGGACAACATGAAGAAAGCCATCGCATTGGTGCTGGTCGCCTTGTCGGTCGCAAGCTGCACGCAGACAGAAAAGGGCGCCGGCATCGGTGCTGCATCGGGCGCGATCATCGGTGGCGCGATCACCGGTAACGTACGTGGTGCTGCGGTCGGCGCAGCCATTGGCGGCGTATCCGGCGCGTTGATCGGCCATGTGAGTGAACAGCCGGGCCAGTGCTACTACCGCGACCGCTACGGCCGCCGCTACATCGACCGTTGCTGATTGCCGCAGCGATTCGCAAGCACACGGCCCCGGAGCGATCCGGGGCTTTTTCTCTGGAGGCCAGCGTTGTCCGTTCGCATGCGGCGTTGTGGCCACTTGAAACCGTGTCCCGCTCCTCCACCTTCTTGAGCAGTATCAACTCCACGAATGTGGGAGGGCCAGGAGCGACCTTGCTGGCCACCGATATTCAACAGGGCACCTCGCTCTGCTGTTCGTCCGCATTGACCGGCAGTCTTGAAAGACCGTGGCCTTCCTCTTCGTCTTCAAAGGGAGATGGAAATGGCAAAGGTCGTTTGCGTCCTCTATGATGATCCGGTCGACGGCTACCCGACGACTTACGCGCGGGATGGCCTGCCGAAACTGGAACACTATCCCGGCGGCCAGACGCTTCCCACCCCGAAGGCTATCGATTTTCAGCCGGGCATCCTCTTGGGAAGCGTGTCCGGCGAACTCGGCCTAAGGAAGTTTCTCGAAAAACAGGGGCACAGCCTGGTGGTGACCTCCGACAAGGACGGTCCCGACAGCGTGTTCGAAAGGGAACTTGTCGACGCCGAGGTTGTGATCTCGCAGCCCTTCTGGCCGGCCTATCTGACTGCGGAACGGCTCGCCAAGGCGGCCAAGCTCAAACTCGCGATCACCGCCGGCATCGGCTCGGACCATGTCGACCTGCAGGCCGCGATGGACCGCAGCGTGACGGTCGCCGAAGTGACCTATTGCAATTCGATCAGCGTATCCGAGCACGTGGTCATGGTGATCCTTAGCCTTGCGCGGAACTACATACCCTCCTACCAGTGGGTCGTGAAAGGGGGCTGGAACATCGCCGACTGCGTCGCGCGCTCCTACGATATCGAGGGCATGGAGATCGGCACGGTGGGTGCCGGGCGGATCGGCACCGCGGTGCTGCGCCGGCTGAAGCCATTCGACGTCAGACTCCACTACACCGACCGACACCGGCTGCCGGACGCGGTCGAGAAGGAGCTTGGCGTTACCTTCCATCAGACCGCGGCGGAAATGGTGCCCGTCTGCGATGTCGTGACTATCAACGCGCCGCTCCATCCGGAGACGGAAAACCTCTTCGACGAAGCCATGATCGCCAAGATGAAACGTGGCGCCTATCTCGTGAACACCGCACGCGGCAAGATCTGCAATCGCGATGCCGTCGCGCGGGCGCTTGAGAGCGGCCAGCTCGCCGGCTATGCGGGCGATGTGTGGTTCCCGCAGCCGGCACCCAAGGACCATCCGTGGCGATCGATGCCCTATCACGGGATGACGCCGCATATTTCGGGCTCGTCACTGTCCGCCCAGGCGCGCTATGCCGCCGGCACACGCGAGATTCTCGAATGCTGGTTCGAAGGCAAGCCGATCCGCGAGGAATATCTGATCGTCGCCGGCGGCAAGCTCGCCGGAGCCGGCGCGCACTCCTACAGCGCCGGAGACGCGACGCGCGGGTCCGAGGAGGCGGCACGCTTCAAGACCTGAATGCGCCGGATCTGCGGATCGCCTGACAGTTGCAACGTGGGGGAGCCCCCGAACGGCGTATTGTCCGTCGAGCTGCAATTTTGTGCCTCAAGCACAACATAAAGAGGCCCTTTTGCCGAAAATCTGCCCCGAATCGTCGCTTCGGGGTGGATGCGGCAGCCCGTCATCGTTAACAGATAGAAAACTTTGTTCTGCTAAAGTGGCCGATGCCGCATATGCAGGCAGTTTGTTGTGAGTCGCCTGAAACGGGATGCGGAGGGGATGTCTCCAGCACGATCGAGCATTGCGCACTGGAAGGCAGCGACCGCTCTCGCAGTTGTGGCTTCGGCGGTGCTCGGCCCGTTTTCCATCGACCAGGCCCATGCGTTCAGGCTCTTCGGCATGCGCTTCTTCGAAAGCGACGAGGAAGAAGTCCAGGTCATCAACCCGGTCAACTATGCCCTGACATTTGACGCCGGGACCGATGACAAGGAGCTACGGGAGGCAATCGAGAACAGTTCGCTGCTCTACCAGGACCGGGAAAATCCGGTCTCCGGCGATCTCGGCCTTGCGATCAAGGCACGCGACGACCGCGATCGCATCCTCGCGGGCCTTTATGAAAAGGCCCGCTACGGCGGAACCATAACCATTCTGGTCAACGGACAGGATATCGACAGCCTGCCGCCCGATCCGACCTTCCCGAAAGGCAAACCCGTGCCGGTTTCGGTCACTGTCGTGCCGGGGCCGGCGTTTACCTTGGACTCGGTCAGGTTCGAAGGCGATGCCGCCGGGTTCGATCCGGCCGCTTACGATCTGAAGCGCGGCGCCCGCGCCGACTCGACCTTGATAATCAAGGCGGGCGAGCAGATCGTGGACGATCTGAAGGAACAGAGCCGACCGCTCGCGAAGCTGACGGAGCGCAGCGTCGTCGCCGACCATGCCACATCCACCGTCGACGTGACGATCAGCGCCTCCGGCGGCCCCGTCGCGCCGGTTGGACAGCTCACGGTCACCGGCACGAAGACCGTCGATCCTGATTTTGTCAGGGATTATTCCCGCCTCAACAACGGCCGCCCCTATTCGCCGGAAAACATCCGCAAGGCCGCCGAACGCCTGCGTCAGTTGAACGTTTTTTCGAGCGTCACGATCAAGGAAGCCGATGCGCTGACGCCCGACGGCAAGATCCCGATGAACATCGAGGTTTCCGAAGGCAAGCACCGCTATTTCGGTTTTGGCGGCCAGGTCTCGACCACAGACGGCCTCGGTGTGCAGGGCTACTGGGGCCATCGCAATCTGTTCGGCCGCGCGGAATCCTTGCGAATAGAAGGCTCGGTCAACCGGATTGGCGAGACCACGGACGTCGGCAGCCTCGACTATTCCGCCGGTATCCTGTTCGCCAAGCCTGGCGCCTTCGGCCCGGCATCGACCTTCACTGCCAGCCTTCAGGCAAGCCTGGTCGACCCGGACGCCTACCGCGCAAAGATAATCACCGCGGCCGCCGGCGCAACCTTCGAGCTTTCGCCGCAGGATACGTTCTCGGGCGGGGCGGAATTGAGCTGGGCGGACGTCGACGACGCCTTCGGCAAGAACTCCTATCTTACCGCCGCCCTCCCGTTCGAATATGTCCGCGACACGCGCGACGACAAGCTGAACGCAACGGAAGGCTATCGCGCGCTGATCAACGCCAAACCGAGCTACGAGATCGAGGGGAAGACCTTCTTCAGCTCGTTCGAGGCCTCCGCCTCCGGCTATTACGCGCTGGGCGAGGAAAAGCGCTTCGTTCTTGCCGGCAAGCTCGGCGCCGGCATACTCGTTGGCGGTGACGAACTCGCCGACATACCGGCGCCCCGTCGCTTCTTCCTCGGCGGGGGCGGGTCGGTACGCGGCTATGCCTTCCAGGAGATCAGCCCGCGCGATGAAGACAACGATATGACCGGTGGCCGCTCCTATGTCAGCGCCTCGCTGGAAGCGCGCATCGCGATAACCGAAACGATCGGCATCGTCCCCTTCCTCGACGCCGGTACCGTTTCAGAATCGACGACCCCCGATTTCTCCGATATCCGCGCCGGTGCCGGCATCGGCCTGCGCTATGCAACCTCTTTCGGACCGATCCGGTTGGATTTCGCCGTACCGCTCAACAAATACCCCGACGGGACCGACTACGGCATCTACGCCGGCATCGGCCAGTCTTTCTGAATTGCGCCTGATTTTGTTGATAGTTCAGGCAGATAGTTTACGCAGGCGACAACCCGCTGCCGATTCCGAAACGGCGTAAGTTGGTCTATGGGTAGGATATGAATCAGGTCATCCGCTTCCTTCGGTCCGCGCTGCGCTTTATCCTTGCCGGCCTCGGCACTCTTGTGGTCCTGCTCCTCCTCGTCATCGCCCTGGTCGGCTTCACGACGCCCGGCGCGCGGCTCGTCGCCTGGGCAATCGAGAAATATGCCGCAACGCCCGACCAGATCGTCCGCATCTCGGATCCGAGCGCCCTGCTGACCGGTGATTTCAAGGCCGGCTCGGTCACGCTTTTCGACGGAAAGGGGATCTATGCGGAGATCCGCGATCTGTCGGTCAACTGGTCGCCGGTCGAGCTATTGTCCATGCGGTTCAATGCGAACCATATTTCGGCGGGCTCGATCCGCGTCGAACGCACGCCCATTCCCTCGACCGAGACAAGGGAGGTGCGGAGGAGTTTCGCACTGCCGGTCGAGGTCAAGATCGACGCCTTCGATCTCAAGGAGATCATGATCGGCAAGGCGATTGCCGGCGAGGATCAGTTCCTGACCGCGCGCGGCAACGTGAACGCCACGAATTCGAGCATCGCCCTTGCCTTCGATGCCACCGAACGCGATCGCCCCGAGGCGCACGCCGTCGCTGATATTCTCTTCAATCCGGCCGGCAATCAACTGAAGCTGGAAGCGAAGGTCGCCGAACCGAAGGGCGGACTGCTCGCCAAACTGCTCCGCTTGCCGGGCGAACCGGCTGTCGACATCACCTTGACCGGAGAAGGCCCGCTTTCCGATTGGGCCGGATCGGGCACAGCCTCGCTCGACGGCAACGAAACCCTCCGGCTCGATGGGCGCCATGTGCAGGCCGCGGACGGCATGCACCGGTTGACCCTCGCTGGCGGTGGTGCCCTCGTGCCGCTCGTGCCGGCGGTGTTCAAACCGCTGTTCGAGGGGACAACGAAGATCGACGTGACGGCCGCCTTCGATGGATCGAGCAAGGTGGAGATCGAGGCCGGCAGGGTTTCGACCGGCGCACTGACGCTTGACGCATCCGGCATCGTCAACAGCAAGGGCGAAAACAATCTTCAGGCAAGCCTTGCAGGCACCAGCGGCGCCATCGACTTCCGCTGGCCGCTGCGGGAAGGCGAGTTGCGCGCGCTGATCAACACCGCCAATCTCTCGCTGATCGGCGACGGACAATCGGCGATCCTCGACATCGCTGGCGATATCCCTTCGCTCTCCCTGCCGGAGATGAGCCTTGGCGCCGTTCGGCTTTCGGCGCAAAGCGACGCCTTCAATCTGCAAACACAGTCGGGATCGCTGAAGACGACGGTCGAGGTCGGCGAGAGCCGTTTTGAAAGCGCCGATCTCGACCGGGCGATCAAGGCGCCCGTGAAGCTCGACGGAACGATTGACGTCGGGCCGGAGAACATTCGTTTCGATCCGCTGACGATCGAAAGCGCAAGCATCGGCGGCAGCATCACCGGCAACCTGAACCGCGCCGATACGACGGTCGAGGCGGCCTTCAAGCTGTTCGCGGTACCCGGCGTTCTGCCGCCCGGCATCGCCGCAAAGTTCGACAACACGATCGCGGTGACAGGAAGCGTCGCGACCGGGGAGGACGGCAGCGTCCGGCTGAGCGGCCTCGAAGTCAAATCCGGTCCCCTCGATGCCTCGGGCACCATGACGCTCGCCGACGGCGCACTGACCGCGGATATCGAGGGCAATCTGCCCGATCTCGGAAGGCTTATCGCCGACGCCCGGGGTGCGGCGGCGTTCCGCGCTTCGCTCTCGGGTCCGCTCAACGGACTCGGCATCAAGGCGGAAATGACCTCCAGCGGCGCAACGCTGGCCGGCCGCACGCTGGAAGATCTCAGAATCAACGCCGATGCGACGGCGGCGCCGAGCAACCCACAAGCCAAGCTGACCGCGACCGGCGCGCTTGGCGGCCAGGCGATCAACGCCCGGGCCGATGTGGTCTCCGAGAACGGCCGCACCTCGATCCCGACCCTGGAAGCGACGGTCGGCGACAACCGGCTGACCGGCGCGCTCAACCTGACGCCCGACTTCAAGCCGGACGGCACGATCGACTTCACCCTGCCCGATCTCGGCCTCTTGGCCGCCATGGCCGGCCAGACGGCGTCCGGCGATCTCGCCGGTTCCGCAACAGTCCGCACCGTCAATGGCATTACGTCGATCGCGCTCAAGGCGAGCGGCGGCAGCATCAGCCGCGATGCGCTGACGATTGCCAAGCCCACCGCCGACATCACCATCGCCGATATCGCCAAGCTGGCGATCCGAGCAAAGATCGGCGCGGAAAGTCTCGGACAGGGAGAAAACCGCCTCTCGGGCCTCACTCTCGCCTTCGAGCAGCAGGCAGAACGGACCGGCTTCACGATCGATGCGGCCTACGACGGCGCGCCGGTTGCTGCCACCGGCGATCTCGTCAGCAATGCCGGTCGCACGGAGATCCGCCTGGCATCCCTCTCGGCGACGCCGAAGCGAGTCCCGCTGCAGCTTGCCGCGCCGACGACAATCGCCATCGAAAGCGGCGTTGTTCGCCTCGACGATCTCACCATTCTCGCGTCGGACGGCGCAATTGTCGTTGCCGGCACCGCCGGCGATGAGCTGGACATCTCGGCGCAAATCAACGCGCTCCCCGCCACCCTGATCAACACCTTCGCCCCGACGCTTGGCGCCGAGGGCGCGATCGGCGGCACCGTCAATGTTAGCGGGGCGGCAGCCGCGCCGGTGGTCGGATACGATCTCGTCTGGAACGGCGCCTCCATTGCGTCGGTTCGCTCCGCCGGCATCGTCGCACAAGACGTCACCGCGAAAGGCACGATCACGGTCGCCGAAGGCGATGTCCGCTTCGATCCGCTGACGATCGAAAGCGGCGCCTTCCGTGGCAACGTCACCGGCCGCCTCAACCGCGCGAATGCAACCGCCGCTGCCGACTTCAAGCTCTTCGCCGAACCGCATCTGCTGCCGCCCAACCTTGCCACGAAATTCGACCGGACGATCGCGATCTCCGGCAAGGTCGAGACCGGCGAAGGCGGCAGCGTCCGGCTGAGCGCGCTTGATCTCTCGTCCGGCACCTTTGACGCCACCGGCACCGCCGCGCTTGCCGATGGCGCGCTGACCGCCGCAATCGAAGGCACGCTCCCCAACCTCGGCAAATTGCTGGCGGACGCTGAGGGCAACGTGGCGTTCAACGCCGACATCTCCGGCCCGCTCAACGAACTCGGCATCAAGGCTCAGATGACCTCCAGCGGCGCGACGCTGGCCGGCCGCAGCCTGACGGACCTGGCGATCAATGCCGACGTGACAGCCAAGCCCGGCAGCCCGCAGGCCAAGCTGACCGCGACCGGCGCGCTCGGCGGCCAGGCGATCGATGTGCGTGCCGACGTGGTCTCCGAGAACGGCCGCACGACGATCCCGACCTTGCAGGCAAGGATCGGCGACAACCGGCTGACTGGCGCGCTCAACCTGACGCCCGACTTCAAGCCGGATGGCACGATCGACTTCAACCTGCCCGATCTCGGCCTCTTGGCCGCCATGGCTGGCCAGACCGCATCCGGCGATCTCGCCGGTTCCGCGACGGTGCGCACCGTCAACGGCGTCACCTCGATCGCGCTCAAGGCAAGCGGCGGCAGCATCAAGCGCGACGCCTTGACGATCGCAAAACCTGTCGCGGACATCAGCATTGCCGATGTCGCCAAGCTGGCGATCCGAGGCAAGATCGGCGCGGAGAGTCTCGGACAGGGAGAAAACCGCCTCTCGGGCCTCACTCTCGCCTTCGAGCAGCAGGCAGAACGGACCGGCTTCACGATCGATGCGGCCTACGACGGCGCGCCGGTTGCTGCCACCGGCGATCTCGTCAGCAATGCCGGTCGCACGGAGATCCGCCTGGCATCCCTCTCGGCGACGCCGAAGCGAGTCCCGCTGCAGCTTGCCGCGCCGACGACAATCGCCATCGAAAGCGGCGTTGTTCGCCTCGACGATCTCACCATTCTCGCGTCGGACGGCGCAATTGTCGTTGCCGGCACCGCCGGCGATGAGCTGGACATCTCGGCGCAAATCAACGCGCTCCCCGCCACCCTGATCAACACCTTCGCCCCGACGCTTGGCGCCGAGGGCGCGATCGGCGGCACCGTCAATGTTAGCGGGGCGGCAGCCGCGCCGGTGGTCGGATACGATCTCGTCTGGAACGGCGCCTCCATTGCGTCGGTTCGCTCCGCCGGCATCGTCGCACAAGACGTCACCGCGAAAGGCACGATCACGGTCGCCGAAGGCGATGTCCGCTTCGATCCGCTGACGATCGAAAGCGGCGCCTTCCGTGGCAACGTCACCGGCCGCCTCAACCGCGCGAATGCAACCGCCGCTGCCGACTTCAAGCTCTTCGCCGAACCGCATCTGCTGCCGCCCAACCTTGCCACGAAATTCGACCGGACGATCGCGATCTCCGGCAAGGTCGAGACCGGCGAAGGCGGCAGCGTCCGGCTGAGCGCGCTTGATCTCTCGTCCGGCACCTTTGACGCCACCGGCACCGCCGCGCTTGCCGATGGCGCGCTGACCGCCGCAATCGAAGGCACGCTCCCCAACCTCGGCAAATTGCTGGCGGACGCTGAGGGCAACGTGGCGTTCAACGCCGACATCTCCGGCCCGCTCAACGAACTCGGCATCAAGGCTCAGATGACCTCCAGCGGCGCGACGCTGGCCGGCCGCAGCCTGACGGACCTGGCGATCAATGCCGACGTGACAGCCAAGCCCGGCAGCCCGCAGGCCAAGCTGACCGCGACCGGCGCGCTCGGCGGCCAGGCGATCGATGTGCGTGCCGACGTGGTCTCCGAGAACGGCCGCACGACGATCCCGACCTTGCAGGCAAGGATCGGCGACAACCGGCTGACTGGCGCGCTCAACCTGACGCCCGACTTCAAGCCGGATGGCACGATCGACTTCAACCTGCCCGATCTCGGCCTCTTGGCCGCCATGGCTGGCCAGACCGCATCCGGCGATCTCGCCGGTTCCGCGACGGTGCGCACCGTCAACGGCGTCACCTCGATCGCGCTCAAGGCAAGCGGCGGCAGCATCAAGCGCGACGCCTTGACGATCGCAAAACCTGTCGCGGACATCAGCATTGCCGATGTCGCAGCGCTCGCGATCCGGGGCAGCATCCGGGCGGACAGCATCGCGCAGGGGCAGAATCGCGTTTCCGGCCTCAATCTCGCTTTCGAGCGACAGGCGGGCAGGACAGGTTTTTCGATCGACGGAAACTATGATGGCGGACCGCTGGCGGCCAGGGGCGATCTTTCGAGCGCTGCCGGCCGCACGGAAATCCGCCTTGCCTCCTTCTCGGCGACGCCGAAGCGACTTCCGTTGAAGCTCGCCGAGCCGACCGTTGTGGCGATCGATAACGGCGTCGTGCGTCTCATGGACCTCGTCATTCAGGCGTCCCGAGGTACGATCACAATCACCGGCACAGCGGGGGAAAAGCTCGACCTTTCGGCACGATTGAACGCGATGCCCGCCGCTCTGATCAACACCTTCGCACCCACCCTTGGCGCCGAAGGCACGATCGCCGGAACGGTTGACGTCGATGGCACCCCGGCAGCACCGGTGGTCGGATACGATCTCAAATGGAGCGGCGCTTCCTTGGCGCAGGTGCGTTCGGCTGGCGTCAGCGCGGTCGACATTACCGCCAAAGGTCGGCTCGTCGACAATCGCGTCACGCTCGATACCGTATTGTCGGGCGCTTCCGGGCTTTCCATCAGGGGCGGCGGCAGCGTCGAGCTTGGCGGCACGATGCCTCTTTCGATGAAATTCTCCGGCAACGTGCCCTTCGCGCTGCTTGCCGGTATCATGGCGGAAAACGGCTTCACGCTCACAGGCTCGGCAACGATCGATCTCTCGGTTTCCGGCCCGGCGAAGGCTCCGCAGATCTCCGGGACGATCACGACCGCCGGTGGCCGGCTGGTCGACGTCCGGCGCAATCTCGCTTTCAACGACATCGCAGCAAATGTCACACTCGACGGCAGGCAGGCGACGATTTCGAGGCTCTCCACCAATCTTGCCGCGGGCGGCTCGATCGAGGCGAGCGGGACCGTCGGGACTGCGGCCGGTTCCGGTTTCCCTGCGGATTTGAGGATCCGCCTCAACAACGCCACCTATGTCGACGGCACGCTCTTTACCGCAAACCTCGCCGGCGACCTGACGCTGAGAGGTCCGCTGGTCGCCACTCCCGTGCTCGGCGGCAGGCTGACGATCCGCCGCGCGGCAATCACCGTTCCAGAAAAACTGCCCACCTCTCTATCCGAGATCGACATCAAGCACAGGAACGCCCCGGCCAAAGTGCAGCAGATGGCAAGGAGCGTTCGCAGGGATACTTCCGCGGGCGCCGGG
Proteins encoded:
- a CDS encoding YMGG-like glycine zipper-containing protein; the protein is MKKAIALVLVALSVASCTQTEKGAGIGAASGAIIGGAITGNVRGAAVGAAIGGVSGALIGHVSEQPGQCYYRDRYGRRYIDRC
- a CDS encoding NAD-dependent formate dehydrogenase translates to MAKVVCVLYDDPVDGYPTTYARDGLPKLEHYPGGQTLPTPKAIDFQPGILLGSVSGELGLRKFLEKQGHSLVVTSDKDGPDSVFERELVDAEVVISQPFWPAYLTAERLAKAAKLKLAITAGIGSDHVDLQAAMDRSVTVAEVTYCNSISVSEHVVMVILSLARNYIPSYQWVVKGGWNIADCVARSYDIEGMEIGTVGAGRIGTAVLRRLKPFDVRLHYTDRHRLPDAVEKELGVTFHQTAAEMVPVCDVVTINAPLHPETENLFDEAMIAKMKRGAYLVNTARGKICNRDAVARALESGQLAGYAGDVWFPQPAPKDHPWRSMPYHGMTPHISGSSLSAQARYAAGTREILECWFEGKPIREEYLIVAGGKLAGAGAHSYSAGDATRGSEEAARFKT
- a CDS encoding autotransporter assembly complex protein TamA, producing MSPARSSIAHWKAATALAVVASAVLGPFSIDQAHAFRLFGMRFFESDEEEVQVINPVNYALTFDAGTDDKELREAIENSSLLYQDRENPVSGDLGLAIKARDDRDRILAGLYEKARYGGTITILVNGQDIDSLPPDPTFPKGKPVPVSVTVVPGPAFTLDSVRFEGDAAGFDPAAYDLKRGARADSTLIIKAGEQIVDDLKEQSRPLAKLTERSVVADHATSTVDVTISASGGPVAPVGQLTVTGTKTVDPDFVRDYSRLNNGRPYSPENIRKAAERLRQLNVFSSVTIKEADALTPDGKIPMNIEVSEGKHRYFGFGGQVSTTDGLGVQGYWGHRNLFGRAESLRIEGSVNRIGETTDVGSLDYSAGILFAKPGAFGPASTFTASLQASLVDPDAYRAKIITAAAGATFELSPQDTFSGGAELSWADVDDAFGKNSYLTAALPFEYVRDTRDDKLNATEGYRALINAKPSYEIEGKTFFSSFEASASGYYALGEEKRFVLAGKLGAGILVGGDELADIPAPRRFFLGGGGSVRGYAFQEISPRDEDNDMTGGRSYVSASLEARIAITETIGIVPFLDAGTVSESTTPDFSDIRAGAGIGLRYATSFGPIRLDFAVPLNKYPDGTDYGIYAGIGQSF
- a CDS encoding translocation/assembly module TamB domain-containing protein → MNQVIRFLRSALRFILAGLGTLVVLLLLVIALVGFTTPGARLVAWAIEKYAATPDQIVRISDPSALLTGDFKAGSVTLFDGKGIYAEIRDLSVNWSPVELLSMRFNANHISAGSIRVERTPIPSTETREVRRSFALPVEVKIDAFDLKEIMIGKAIAGEDQFLTARGNVNATNSSIALAFDATERDRPEAHAVADILFNPAGNQLKLEAKVAEPKGGLLAKLLRLPGEPAVDITLTGEGPLSDWAGSGTASLDGNETLRLDGRHVQAADGMHRLTLAGGGALVPLVPAVFKPLFEGTTKIDVTAAFDGSSKVEIEAGRVSTGALTLDASGIVNSKGENNLQASLAGTSGAIDFRWPLREGELRALINTANLSLIGDGQSAILDIAGDIPSLSLPEMSLGAVRLSAQSDAFNLQTQSGSLKTTVEVGESRFESADLDRAIKAPVKLDGTIDVGPENIRFDPLTIESASIGGSITGNLNRADTTVEAAFKLFAVPGVLPPGIAAKFDNTIAVTGSVATGEDGSVRLSGLEVKSGPLDASGTMTLADGALTADIEGNLPDLGRLIADARGAAAFRASLSGPLNGLGIKAEMTSSGATLAGRTLEDLRINADATAAPSNPQAKLTATGALGGQAINARADVVSENGRTSIPTLEATVGDNRLTGALNLTPDFKPDGTIDFTLPDLGLLAAMAGQTASGDLAGSATVRTVNGITSIALKASGGSISRDALTIAKPTADITIADIAKLAIRAKIGAESLGQGENRLSGLTLAFEQQAERTGFTIDAAYDGAPVAATGDLVSNAGRTEIRLASLSATPKRVPLQLAAPTTIAIESGVVRLDDLTILASDGAIVVAGTAGDELDISAQINALPATLINTFAPTLGAEGAIGGTVNVSGAAAAPVVGYDLVWNGASIASVRSAGIVAQDVTAKGTITVAEGDVRFDPLTIESGAFRGNVTGRLNRANATAAADFKLFAEPHLLPPNLATKFDRTIAISGKVETGEGGSVRLSALDLSSGTFDATGTAALADGALTAAIEGTLPNLGKLLADAEGNVAFNADISGPLNELGIKAQMTSSGATLAGRSLTDLAINADVTAKPGSPQAKLTATGALGGQAIDVRADVVSENGRTTIPTLQARIGDNRLTGALNLTPDFKPDGTIDFNLPDLGLLAAMAGQTASGDLAGSATVRTVNGVTSIALKASGGSIKRDALTIAKPVADISIADVAKLAIRGKIGAESLGQGENRLSGLTLAFEQQAERTGFTIDAAYDGAPVAATGDLVSNAGRTEIRLASLSATPKRVPLQLAAPTTIAIESGVVRLDDLTILASDGAIVVAGTAGDELDISAQINALPATLINTFAPTLGAEGAIGGTVNVSGAAAAPVVGYDLVWNGASIASVRSAGIVAQDVTAKGTITVAEGDVRFDPLTIESGAFRGNVTGRLNRANATAAADFKLFAEPHLLPPNLATKFDRTIAISGKVETGEGGSVRLSALDLSSGTFDATGTAALADGALTAAIEGTLPNLGKLLADAEGNVAFNADISGPLNELGIKAQMTSSGATLAGRSLTDLAINADVTAKPGSPQAKLTATGALGGQAIDVRADVVSENGRTTIPTLQARIGDNRLTGALNLTPDFKPDGTIDFNLPDLGLLAAMAGQTASGDLAGSATVRTVNGVTSIALKASGGSIKRDALTIAKPVADISIADVAALAIRGSIRADSIAQGQNRVSGLNLAFERQAGRTGFSIDGNYDGGPLAARGDLSSAAGRTEIRLASFSATPKRLPLKLAEPTVVAIDNGVVRLMDLVIQASRGTITITGTAGEKLDLSARLNAMPAALINTFAPTLGAEGTIAGTVDVDGTPAAPVVGYDLKWSGASLAQVRSAGVSAVDITAKGRLVDNRVTLDTVLSGASGLSIRGGGSVELGGTMPLSMKFSGNVPFALLAGIMAENGFTLTGSATIDLSVSGPAKAPQISGTITTAGGRLVDVRRNLAFNDIAANVTLDGRQATISRLSTNLAAGGSIEASGTVGTAAGSGFPADLRIRLNNATYVDGTLFTANLAGDLTLRGPLVATPVLGGRLTIRRAAITVPEKLPTSLSEIDIKHRNAPAKVQQMARSVRRDTSAGAGVQAQGVIAFDLVVSAPGQFFVRGRGIDAELGGELTIRGTAVQPIVAGGFDMRRGRLEILGKRLTFTRGRIGFGGDLIPTLDLDATSSAGSTTITVNVSGLANNPQVTFSSSPALPQDEILARLIFNRSLSNLSAFQIAQLASAVSQLAGGGSTSVLDGLRNKLGVDDLDITTDESGSAQVRAGKYLNDRTYLELQQGSDSSSSKAVINFDVGRGVKLKGEAAGDGSAAGGVFFEREY